In the genome of Colletotrichum lupini chromosome 8, complete sequence, one region contains:
- a CDS encoding multicopper oxidase codes for MHPVHLLSYLLPWPLSSWSSATSLDAGTSNVQQSVQRTVRFELHLTAGQVDALGAGPRAAILVNNSFTGPTLHLKQGDEVEVIVRNYLQEDTTIHFHGIDQRKTPWSDGVPGLTQSQIHPGASYRYQWTAEQPGTFFYHAHSKGQLMDGLYGAVIVDALPEVDRPFHLIDGSLEAQQAMRRAEQNMQPLLLADWSQYKFDDFYHIEEIANFDLACTDAIIVNGIGSQYCLDPESLDSMTNPIILKMLQDLGEDHMTAKGCVPPIQALQGDYDVHLGKLPAESIRECVGGRNPKGNFTVNVDSKEGWAALTFMNVGGLYPLQVSIDNHDLHVYAVDGQYIKPVVTDRVYIGNGNRISVLVELDQEPARYMIRMANDLLNQILGGFAELAYDGATQQPRNTQPKMNYAGQPLIKNIRSFKPEEGRPFPSQQPARRPDRTFKLYLRKPGRPYGAYEWSLSGQEVYNMTAEERDPPFLFRQPNEVPQSELILRTQVGEWIDIILETEGPFAQSHPVHKHGNKVYFLGSGVGKFPWATVEEAERALPPGVFNFEDPSYQDTFTTPDIAGDAPAVWTVVRYKVESPGAWLLHCHVQTHHAGGMGVVMLDGIDEFPQVPTTYLEWNGFQPPSLDLR; via the coding sequence ATGCACCCTGTTCATCTTCTTTCTTACCTTCTGCCTTGGCCGTTATCCAGCTGGTCATCGGCAACATCGCTGGACGCTGGGACGTCCAACGTCCAGCAGTCAGTACAGCGCACCGTGCGCTTCGAGCTCCATCTTACAGCAGGCCAAGTGGACGCTCTCGGTGCTGGTCCGCGAGCTGCCATTCTCGTAAATAACAGCTTCACTGGCCCTACTCTGCATCTCAAGCAAGGGGATGAGGTCGAGGTCATAGTCCGCAACTATCTGCAGGAAGACACAACCATACACTTTCACGGCATCGACCAACGCAAGACACCTTGGAGCGATGGAGTACCGGGCCTCACTCAGAGTCAAATCCATCCCGGTGCCTCGTACCGCTATCAGTGGACCGCAGAGCAGCCGGGAACGTTCTTCTATCACGCTCACTCGAAAGGACAGCTGATGGATGGCCTCTACGGCGCCGTCATTGTCGACGCACTACCGGAAGTTGACAGGCCTTTCCACCTCATCGATGGGAGCCTGGAGGCTCAACAGGCAATGCGGAGAGCTGAGCAGAACATGCAGCCGCTACTACTCGCCGACTGGAGTCAGTACAAGTTTGATGACTTTTACCATATCGAGGAGATTGCCAACTTCGATCTCGCCTGCACGGATGCAATCATTGTCAACGGCATTGGGTCACAGTACTGTCTTGACCCGGAATCCTTAGACAGCATGACGAACCCTATTATTCTTAAGATGCTGCAGGATCTCGGCGAGGACCATATGACTGCGAAGGGTTGCGTGCCTCCGATCCAGGCACTTCAAGGTGACTATGATGTGCACCTAGGCAAGCTGCCCGCCGAGTCAATCCGAGAATGCGTAGGCGGCAGAAATCCCAAGGGAAACTTCACCGTCAATGTCGACAGCAAGGAAGGCTGGGCGGCCCTCACGTTTATGAACGTTGGCGGGCTATATCCTCTGCAAGTCTCTATCGATAATCACGATCTACATGTATATGCTGTCGATGGACAATACATCAAGCCTGTTGTCACAGACCGTGTTTACATTGGCAATGGCAATCGGATTTCGGTCCTCGTGGAACTAGACCAGGAGCCAGCCCGATACATGATAAGGATGGCCAACGACCTTCTCAACCAGATTCTTGGGGGCTTTGCCGAGTTGGCGTACGACGGAGCGACACAGCAGCCAAGAAATACCCAGCCCAAGATGAACTATGCAGGACAGCCTCTCATCAAAAATATCCGCTCTTTCAAACCCGAAGAGGGTCGTCCATTTCCATCCCAACAGCCCGCTCGCAGACCGGATCGCACATTCAAGCTGTATCTGAGGAAGCCAGGCCGCCCTTACGGAGCATACGAATGGAGTCTATCAGGTCAAGAAGTATACAATATGACAGCCGAGGAACGAGACCCGCCATTCCTTTTCAGACAACCCAACGAGGTGCCCCAGAGCGAGCTCATCCTCCGCACCCAGGTCGGGGAGTGGATTGACATCATCTTAGAGACCGAAGGCCCCTTTGCGCAGAGCCACCCGGTTCACAAGCACGGCAACAAGGTCTACTTCCTCGGCTCCGGGGTCGGCAAGTTTCCCTGGGCCACCGTTGAGGAAGCGGAGCGAGCTCTTCCGCCCGGGGTATTCAACTTTGAGGATCCGTCGTACCAGGATACCTTCACGACGCCTGATATCGCCGGAGATGCACCTGCTGTGTGGACTGTCGTGAGGTACAAGGTGGAGAGCCCTGGCGCTTGGCTTTTGCATTGCCATGTGCAGACTCACCACGCTGGCGGGATGGGTGTGGTCATGCTGGACGGGATTGACGAGTTCCCTCAAGTTCCGACGACTTATTTGGAGTGGAATGGCTTCCAGCCGCCATCTTTGGACTTGAGGTAG
- a CDS encoding MFP1 protein, with protein sequence MKQVGAGEMRLSLIALAAVLLGSASAKSLSQALISHGSLSMLHDLLKDLDLLERFQTAERSTFLAMTDDALVGLANWGLNMSTIDPALASAILEYHFLEGVFTSSDPSLKTDAQLAHSVLRPPILTNVTDGPAVKLSIIDGSLSAESGIQKVMPINESDITHDNGVLHTIDSNLVLPHNLSETTNLGNLHRFWDLVERSKTREILEAMKDVTVFLPDDKAVRQWSSALGSLTPEQLATIVANHAIPNRVLYHSAFSAEGNEYKTLSGMKVTVSRDSRGNIFINEAKILKEDVLIFGGVAHIVDGVLVPSGHRDSACQSLLNELRAYTALYPPSWKVMGKTFVVATGAFSLTVLAFLTSSVGFEKP encoded by the exons ATGAAGCAGGTGGGAGCTGGT GAAATGCGGCTCTCACTTATAGCTCTTGCAGCAGTGCTGCTGGGCAGTGCATCCGCCAAATCCCTAAGCCAAGCTCTGATCAGCCATGGGTCGCTATCGATGCTTCACGATCTCCTGAAGGACCTAGATCTACTGGAAAGGTTCCAAACCGctgagaggtcgacgttccTGGCAATGACGGATGACGCGCTCGTTGGTCTCGCCAACTGGGGTTTAAACATGAGCACTATCGACCCAGCACTAGCCAGTGCCATTCTTGAGTACCACTTTCTAGAGGGAGTCTTCACGTCGTCAGATCCTTCGTTGAAGACGGACGCCCAGCTCGCTCACTCTGTCTTGCGTCCACCAATTTTGACAAACGTCACAGATGGCCCGGCGGTGAAGCTCTCCATCATCGACGGCTCATTATCCGCAGAATCTGGCATCCAAAAGGTCATGCCAATCAATGAGTCGGACATTACCCACGACAATGGCGTCCTACACACCATCGATAGCAACCTTGTTTTGCCGCATAACCTCTCAGAAACCACCAACCTGGGCAACCTGCATAGGTTCTGGGACCTAGTTGAAAGATCCAAAACCAGGGAGATTCTGGAGGCCATGAAGGACGTGACTGTCTTTCTGCCGGATGACAAGGCAGTACGACAGTGGAGCTCCGCGTTGGGATCTCTTACACCGGAGCAACTGGCAACGATAGTCGCAAATCATGCCATTCCCAACCGGGTTCTTTATCATAGCGCCTTCTCTGCTGAAGGGAACGAGTACAAGACTTTGAGTGGGATGAAAGTCACCGTCAGTCGTGACTCTCGTGGTAACATCTTCATTAATGAAGCAAAGATCCTCAAGGAGGATGTGCTCATTTTTGGTGGCGTCGCCCACATCGTCGATGGGGTCTTGGTTCCCTCGGGGCACAGAG ATTCAGCCTGCCAATCGCTGCTCAATGAGCTTCGGGCCTACACGGCTTTGTATCCGCCTTCGTGGAAGGTCATGGGGAAGACATTTGTCGTGGCCACAGGTGCCTTCTCACTGACCGTTCTTGCATTCCTCACG AGTTCTGTAGGCTTTGAAAAGCCATGA
- a CDS encoding MFS transporter — MAPPADESPAEVTYADEPLSLDEQVIAKIQGGDFIVDWLSPDDKGCPQNLPTPRKWLITLVLALYVLSTTFSSSVFSAAAGVTAAEYNTTVQNMVFGGTSLFMLGFAVGPIIFGPLSERYGRKRPLMVGYVTFALLQLPAASAQSLYTIFVFRFLQGVFGAAPSAILSGTLADIWTPKQRGFAMPCTGTFLMIGPVLGPMIGSVIVKSPLLGWRWIFNITAIFALTVAVVTYPALTETYSPILLERRAKRMRHMTRNWALRAKSEEQESNLNDIVEKCLSRPAKMLFLEPILLLMSTYISVVFGLMYIFFLAYPMSFERERHWDSTSAGLPLLAILLGTILGGALIIATVNTKLSPDPKAGRPQENRLLLMMIGTVCLPVGMFWFAATSSPSTDPWPQIVAGVPIGIGIILINMQGMNYIVDCYGINSNSAIAANTFMRSLFASGFPVFATSMYTSIGVARATSLLALFGVVLAPIPFLFYHYGDKIRARSKWSPSYGR, encoded by the exons ATGGCGCCGCCAGCAGACGAAAGTCCAGCAGAAGTCACCTACGCAGATGAGCCACTGTCCCTCGACGAGCAAGTCATCGCCAAGATTCAAGGCGGTGACTTCATCGTCGACTGGCTCAGCCCAGATGATAAGGGCTGCCCCCAGAACCTGCCCACACCCCGCAAATGGCTCATCACGCTGGTGCTGGCGCTGTATGTGCTATCGACGACCTTTTCGTCGTCCGTGTTCAGCGCAGCTGCTGGCGTAACTGCCGCTGAGTATAATACCACGGTGCAGAACATGGTTTTTGGCGGTACTTCGCTCTTCATGCTTGGGTTTGCTGTTGGCCCCATCATCTTCGG GCCTCTTTCGGAACGCTATGGGCGAAAGCGCCCGTTGATGGTCGGCTACGTGACCTTCGCTCTCCTCCAACTCCCGGCAGCCAGTGCACAAAGTCTGTACACAATCTTCGTATTCCGCTTCCTTCAGGGTGTCTTCGGCGCCGCGCCGTCCGCCATTCTGAGCGGCACACTCGCCGATATCTGGACCCCGAAGCAGCGGGGCTTCGCCATGCCCTGCACGGGAACCTTTCTCATGATCGGGCCCGTCCTCGGTCCCATGATCGGCTCAGTCATTGTCAAGAGCCCGCTACTGGGATGGCGGTGGATCTTCAACATCACGGCCATCTTTGCCCTTACCGTCGCCGTGGTCACATATCCAGCTTTGACCGAGACGTATTCCCCGATCCTCTTAGAAAGACGAGCAAAGCGAATGCGTCATATGACGCGCAACTGGGCTCTGCGAGCAAAGTCTGAAGAGCAGGAGAGCAATCTCAATGACATTGTCGAGAAGTGCCTCTCGCGTCCGGCCAAGATGCTCTTTTTGGAGCCCATCCTCTTGTTGATGTCCACTTACATCTCCGTCGTTTTCG GACTCATGTACATCTTTTTTCTCGCCTATCCAATGTCTTTTGAACGCGAGCGCCATTGGGACTCCACGTCTGCCGGCCTCCCGCTCCTTGCCATCTTGTTGGGCACGATCCTCGGCGGCGCGCTCATCATCGCGACAGTCAACACCAAGTTGTCGCCGGATCCTAAGGCTGGCCGCCCACAGGAAAACAGGCTGTTGCTGATGATGATCGGGACAGTCTGTCTGCCCGTCGGCATGTTCTGGTTCGCGGCGACGAGTTCGCCATCGACGGACCCCTGGCCGCAGATTGTTGCGGGCGTACCTATCGGTATTGGCATCATCTTGATAAACATGCAGGGAATGAACTACATCGTGGACTGCTATGGAATTAACTCCAACTCGGCGATCGCGGCCAACACCTTCATGCGATCCCTTTTTGCGTCAGGATTTCCAGTATTTGC TACATCCATGTACACTTCGATTGGCGTCGCCCGTGCGACTTCACTGCTGGCTTTGTTTGGTGTAGTCTTAGCTCCTATCCCATTCCTTTTCTATCACTATGGGGACAAGATTCGAGCTCGCAGCAAGTGGTCGCCCTCATACGGACGATGA
- a CDS encoding short-chain dehydrogenase, giving the protein MADRKIVLITGANKGLGYQAVKTLLGSKQKYHVFLGSRDFAKGKAAAETAAAEVKSNSTVEPLQLDVESDDSIREAYETVASKVDRIDALVNNAGVMLDQQIERGNMTVREAYNKSWDINVTGPHIIADTFLPLLLKSPDPRLIFNTSGVSSLENAADSSHFTYRVPPAGIPKPVGTISYRAAKVGLNMVMLEWVRMLKNDGVKVWCVAPGFFATDIGEGDPESMKKMGAGDPSAGGKALVDVVEGKRDADVGKVVNMAVYGTPVQPW; this is encoded by the exons ATGGCTGACCGCAAGATTGTTCTCATCACTGGAGCCAACAAGGGCCTTGGATACCAAGCAGTCAAGACATTGCTTGGGTCCAAGCAAAAGTACCACGTCTTCTTAGGCAGCCGCGACTTTGCCAAGGGAAAGGCCGCTGCTGAGACTGCTGCGGCTGAGGTCAAGTCTAACAGCACTGTGGAGCCACTTCAGCTCGATGTTGAAAGCGACGACTCCATCAGAGAGGCGTACGAGACTGTCGCCAGCAAGGTTGACAGGATTGATGCACTTGTCAACAATGCCG GCGTCATGCTGGATCAACAGATTGAACGCGGCAACATGACGGTCCGCGAGGCCTACAATAAGTCCTGGGACATTAACGTCACTGGCCCCCACATCATCGCAGACACGTTCCTACCGCTATTGCTCAAGTCGCCTGACCCTCGTCTCATCTTCAATACCAGCGGTGTGTCCTCGCTGGAAAATGCGGCCGACTCTTCTCACTTCACCTACAGGGTTCCGCCAGCTGGAATTCCCAAGCCTGTGGGCACCATTTCATACAGAGCGGCTAAAGTCGGCCTCAATATGGTCATGCTCGAATGGGTGCGCATGTTGAAGAACGACGGTGTCAAGGTCTGGTGCGTTGCTCCTGGCTTCTTCGCCACTGACATTGGCGAGGGTGACCCGGAGTCTATGAAGAAGATGGGTGCCGGAGACCCTTCCGCTGGTGGCAAGGCACTTGTTGATGTTGTTGAAGGAAAGAGAGATGCCGATGTTGGAAAGGTGGTGAACATGGCGGTTTACGGCACGCCTGTGCAGCCTTGGTAG
- a CDS encoding GA4 desaturase: protein MPHSTQKPVSVEAYVNYHQPPPKGEAFPVQMIATLGFQRTKYNRQLVPVTDMRTCDEEFNLDTQGFKVVESTVQERGWEGDYRFGLPDQLRKDVQELLMRHSGATYVHPFAPHVIRRDPHEKILNIPDDLPDSQVLNMQPPAMFIHVGAEVVLDRLPEAEMLRTKTKTRWGIINVWHPLKLVQREPLAVCDARSVEESDLRPVTTRIVLGKPPNTINKDNEQWHMVASPQHKWYYASNMTPDEALLIKIFDTKLDGRARRVPHTAIQTPKDVGPPRESIEIRCLVFWEDQELE, encoded by the exons ATGCCCCACTCCACTCAGAAGCCGGTGTCCGTTGAGGCTTATGTCAACTATCACCAACCGCCGCCTAAGGGCGAGGCATTTCCTGTTCAGATGATCGCCACTTTGGGCTTTCAGCGCACCAAGTACAACCGACAACTCGTTCCGGTCACAGACATGCGCACGTGTGATGAAGAGTTCAATCTCGACACCCAGGGCTTTAAGGTCGTGGAGAGCACTGTTCAAGAAAGGGGCTGGGAGGGAGACTACAGATTTGGTCTCCCCGACCAGCTTCGGAAGGATGTCCAAGAGCTCTTGATGAGACA CTCGGGCGCAACCTACGTGCACCCATTTGCCCCTCATGTCATACGTCGTGATCCTCATGAGAAGATTCTAAATATTCCGGATGACCTTCCTGACTCCCAGGTCCTGAACATGCAGCCACCCGCCATGTTCATTCACGTCG GGGCAGAGGTGGTGCTCGATCGGCTTCCCGAAGCAGAGATGCTCCGTACCAAGACCAAGACCCGGTGGGGAATTATCAACGTCTGGCATCCACTCAAGCTGGTCCAACGTGAACCGCTGGCGGTCTGTGATGCGCGAAGCGTCGAAGAGTCTGATCTTCGGCCCGTCACCACACGCATTGTCCTAGGCAAGCCGCCCAACACCATTAATAAGGACAACGAGCAATGGCATATGGTGGCGAGCCCGCAGCATAAATGGTATTACGCCAGCAACATGACCCCGGACGAGGCGCTCCTGATCAAGATATTCGATACCAAGCTGGATGGTAGAGCTAGACGGGTGCCGCACACCGCAATTCAGACACCAAAGGATGTTGGGCCACCACGGGAGAGTATTGAGATCAGGTGCCTTGTGTTCTGGGAGGACCAAGAATTGGAGTAG